Within the Clostridium scatologenes genome, the region CTATGAATTTTTTAAATTCCTCATCCATACCTACTCCTTTTTTGTGTCCAGGGACATGAAAAGGAATAGTTTCCTTGTTTACATATTCCATTAATGCATCAAATAAAGGGGTTTGAGTTTGATCTAATTTATACACCTTGATAAAACACCTTCTTTCATAAAAGTACACCCTTTGAACTGTGATGATTCAAGGGTTGGCCTACATTTTCATTTAAACCAATATAATTATATGTTAAATGTTTTGTAAATGCAACAATGTGAAGAAATTTTATTAATAAATATTTTTCAAAGTAAAAAATTGTGAATAATATAAGTGATTATGTAGATAATTAAAAATATGATTAATAATGTTTTGCATGATATTCAATAGGATATATGGGAGGATTTTAAAATGGAAGAATTGAAAATACATAAAAGAAATAAAAATACTGTACATGAAGCTAGAAAGGAAAGAAAGTTTGGCAAAATACCAGGTATTATTTATGGAAAAAATATAAGTAATTTAATGTTTGAAATAGGGGAACTTGAATTAAATAAAAAAATTGGGTTCATAGGAGAACATGGCGTATTAGAAGTTGAAGTTGGGCAAGAAAAACATAGTACTTTGATAAGAGAAATACAAAGAGATCCTGTGAATCATAAAATAGTTCACATAGATTTAGAAGATATTCCTCAAAATCAAGATGTTCAAACTGATATTCCTATAATATTTACAGGTGAAGATTTGGTAGCGAGAAAAGGTGGGGTTGTTCAAAAAGAAAAAACTAATGTAAAGGTTAAATGTAAGTGTGAAGATATACCTAAACATATTGATATAGATGTTTCAAAACTAGAAATAGGTGATTCTTATAGAATAGCTGATATAGAGATTTCACAAGAGATAACATTTATGGATGATTTAAATACTTTAATAGCATTTGTAACCTGTAATAATAAATTATCAGATAATCCAATAGATGAAATTACAGAACCTAAAAATACTGGTGATAATGGTGAATAACCATTATCACCAGTATTTTTATAAAAAGTTTATAAAATTATTTATTATTATACTCATTATTGTAATATAATTGTAGTATAATAATAAATGTTAAATATTACATATTAAAGGAGGGCTATAAAATGTCTTATAGAGAAAAATATGATTCTTGGTTGAGTTCGAAATTTTTAGATGAAAATTCAAAATTAGAATTGAAAAATTTACAGGATGAAAAAGAGATAGAAGATAGATTTTATAAAGATCTAGAATTTGGAACAGGTGGGCTAAGAGGAATTATTGGTATGGGTACCAATAGAATGAATATACATACTGTTGGGAAAACTACTGAAGGGCTATCACAATACTTATTAAATAAGTATAAAGAAGATATTTCTGTAAGTATAGCTTATGATTCAAGGATAATGTCCAAAGAGTTTGCAGTGGCAGCAGCGGCAAATTTGTGTGCTAATGGAGTAAAGGTTTATTTATTTGAATCATTAAGAGCAACACCTATATTATCTTATGCGGTAAGACATTTTAAAAGTAAAGCAGGTATTGTAATAACTGCATCACATAATCCAAAAGAATATAATGGATATAAGGTTTATGGAGAAGATGGTGGACAGGTTACGGATAAATCTGCAAAGGAAATTTTTTCATTTATTGAGGAAGTAAATGATTTTAATAACATAAAGACTATGAATATTGAAGATGCAAAGAAAAATGGCCTTTTAAATATAATAGGAGAAGAAGTAGATAAAGAATATATTAGTAAAGTAAAAGATCTAACTATAAGAAAAGAACTAGTAGATAAACATGCAGATGAGTTAAAAATAATTTATACTCCAATACATGGGGCAGGTAATATACCAGTAAGAAGAGTTCTCAAGGAACTAGGATATAAAAATGTAACTGTAGTAAAAGAACAAGAATATCCAGATGGATATTTCCCTACAGCAGCTTATCCTAATCCAGAAGATCCTAAGGTTTTTAATATAGCATTAGAAATGGCAAATAAGATCCAACCTGATATAATATTTGGAACAGATCCAGATTGTGAT harbors:
- a CDS encoding 50S ribosomal protein L25; this translates as MEELKIHKRNKNTVHEARKERKFGKIPGIIYGKNISNLMFEIGELELNKKIGFIGEHGVLEVEVGQEKHSTLIREIQRDPVNHKIVHIDLEDIPQNQDVQTDIPIIFTGEDLVARKGGVVQKEKTNVKVKCKCEDIPKHIDIDVSKLEIGDSYRIADIEISQEITFMDDLNTLIAFVTCNNKLSDNPIDEITEPKNTGDNGE
- a CDS encoding phospho-sugar mutase, whose product is MSYREKYDSWLSSKFLDENSKLELKNLQDEKEIEDRFYKDLEFGTGGLRGIIGMGTNRMNIHTVGKTTEGLSQYLLNKYKEDISVSIAYDSRIMSKEFAVAAAANLCANGVKVYLFESLRATPILSYAVRHFKSKAGIVITASHNPKEYNGYKVYGEDGGQVTDKSAKEIFSFIEEVNDFNNIKTMNIEDAKKNGLLNIIGEEVDKEYISKVKDLTIRKELVDKHADELKIIYTPIHGAGNIPVRRVLKELGYKNVTVVKEQEYPDGYFPTAAYPNPEDPKVFNIALEMANKIQPDIIFGTDPDCDRIGVVFKDNSGEYKVLTGNQTGALLTHYILSSLKEMNKLPENGTVIKTIVTTEMASDIAKDYGVNLVDVLTGFKYIGEKIGEFEKKGDKKYLFGFEESYGYLAGDFVRDKDAVIASMLICEMTLYYKNKGMNLYEALMNLYKKYGFYKEKLVSLVLKGKEGQEKIERALEYLRHSMRYTLGEVKIAKKMDYKISIEKDLINISEKIIELPKSNVLKFIMKDNSWFVVRPSGTEPKMKIYLSVTGNGIEDSEEKMKLFESNVMKIIDEACNC